A genomic region of Anaerolineales bacterium contains the following coding sequences:
- a CDS encoding DoxX family protein — protein MQAVVSLLSPDWGLLILRIGVAVVFFVHGLPKIKNVGQTAGFFTQANIPMPVVSAWIVALVETLGAILLVLGLGTRVMALGMAFAMLVAIKVVKIGMAKAKFSGGWEFEFILGMAALALVFTGAGALALDAGLGW, from the coding sequence ATGCAAGCAGTAGTTTCGTTGTTGTCCCCCGATTGGGGTTTGCTCATCCTGCGCATTGGCGTAGCCGTGGTGTTCTTTGTGCACGGGCTGCCCAAGATTAAGAATGTGGGCCAGACGGCCGGCTTCTTCACGCAGGCCAACATTCCCATGCCGGTGGTATCGGCCTGGATCGTAGCCCTGGTGGAAACCCTCGGTGCGATTTTGCTAGTGCTCGGCCTGGGCACCCGCGTGATGGCGTTGGGTATGGCGTTTGCCATGCTGGTGGCGATCAAGGTCGTCAAGATCGGCATGGCCAAGGCCAAGTTCTCGGGTGGCTGGGAGTTTGAGTTCATCCTCGGCATGGCCGCCCTGGCGCTGGTGTTCACCGGTGCCGGTGCGCTGGCGCTGGACGCGGGCCTCGGCTGGTAA
- a CDS encoding TetR family transcriptional regulator translates to MLITQEKTKNPEDPRVVRTRALLVDALHALMGEKSFDAITVSEIASRATLNRVTFYAHFQDKYALLEYDMSSRIRAELDAALGPQLQLSEDALHALLRFVCTFLDKTESHCPPPRGQMEALVEKQLKAHIYERLMQGMAPYAAARHRAEAPTLSQTATVAAWALYGAAQQWTHQQPRQALDPFVQQVLPLVAANLVPYLPPKPSRSVPAAAGGRGPRALLSSPLRLALR, encoded by the coding sequence ATGTTAATTACTCAAGAAAAAACCAAGAATCCGGAAGACCCGCGCGTTGTGCGCACGCGTGCCCTGCTGGTGGATGCGCTGCACGCACTGATGGGCGAAAAAAGTTTTGATGCCATCACCGTCAGCGAGATTGCCAGCCGCGCCACCCTGAATCGCGTCACCTTCTACGCGCACTTTCAGGATAAGTATGCGCTGCTCGAATACGATATGAGCAGCCGCATCCGTGCCGAGCTGGATGCCGCCCTCGGCCCCCAGTTGCAGCTCAGCGAGGATGCGCTGCATGCCTTGCTGCGTTTTGTGTGCACCTTCCTGGACAAGACCGAAAGTCACTGCCCGCCACCGCGCGGCCAGATGGAAGCCCTGGTGGAGAAGCAGCTCAAGGCCCACATCTACGAACGCCTGATGCAGGGCATGGCCCCCTACGCAGCGGCGCGCCACCGCGCCGAGGCCCCCACCCTGTCGCAGACCGCCACCGTGGCGGCCTGGGCGCTGTACGGTGCCGCCCAACAATGGACGCACCAGCAGCCGCGCCAGGCGCTTGACCCCTTTGTGCAGCAAGTGCTGCCGCTGGTGGCCGCCAACCTGGTGCCCTACTTGCCGCCCAAACCCAGCCGCAGCGTCCCCGCGGCGGCTGGCGGCCGCGGGCCACGCGCCCTGCTCAGTTCCCCGCTGCGCCTTGCGCTGCGCTAA